Proteins encoded within one genomic window of Pseudomonadota bacterium:
- a CDS encoding thioredoxin family protein: MKIQILGAGCAKCTELAAHAEEAAKQAGIEFEIEKVTDIKKIMDFGIMMTPAIAIDGQVKSAGKVLSADEIKKLL; the protein is encoded by the coding sequence ATGAAGATACAGATTCTTGGAGCTGGCTGTGCAAAATGTACAGAGCTTGCTGCTCACGCAGAAGAGGCGGCTAAGCAGGCAGGGATTGAGTTTGAGATTGAAAAGGTAACAGATATCAAAAAAATCATGGATTTTGGTATAATGATGACCCCGGCTATTGCCATCGATGGGCAGGTAAAGAGCGCAGGCAAGGTTCTCTCTGCAGATGAGATAAAGAAACTGCTGTAA